A part of Saccharomonospora amisosensis genomic DNA contains:
- a CDS encoding ABC transporter substrate-binding protein: MLPSSRRLWALLPLLPLLLLFALAGCAEREEPASASAGGGNGFPVTLRPSGAPEVTLEAAPERIVSLSPSTTETLYAVGAGEQVVAADDQSTYPEQAPRTSLSGLNIDPEAIASHNPDLVIVESDLENKLSKALAKTGTKTLVLPAPATLRDAYTQFELVGKATGHAKEGAELARRTEAEISKLVADTPKTELSYYHELDPSFYSVTSATFIGGVYDLFGLRNIADQDDPNALGGYPQLSAEHILRADPDLIFLADTNCCGQSADTVAERPGWDTLTAVRQGRVVAVGDDIASRWGPRLVDFVRTVSSTVRDAGR, from the coding sequence ATGTTGCCTTCCAGCCGGCGCCTGTGGGCGCTGTTGCCACTGTTACCGCTGTTGCTGTTGTTCGCCCTCGCCGGCTGCGCCGAGCGGGAGGAGCCCGCATCGGCCTCGGCAGGGGGTGGGAACGGCTTCCCGGTCACCCTTCGTCCCTCGGGTGCGCCCGAGGTCACCCTCGAGGCGGCGCCCGAGCGCATCGTCTCGCTGTCACCTTCCACGACCGAGACGCTGTACGCCGTCGGCGCGGGCGAGCAGGTGGTCGCGGCCGACGATCAGTCCACCTACCCCGAGCAGGCGCCGCGCACGTCCCTTTCCGGGCTCAACATCGACCCGGAGGCGATCGCCTCCCACAACCCCGACCTGGTCATCGTCGAGTCCGACCTGGAGAACAAGCTTTCGAAGGCGCTGGCGAAGACCGGCACCAAGACGCTGGTGCTTCCCGCACCCGCGACGCTGCGCGACGCCTACACGCAGTTCGAACTCGTCGGCAAGGCCACCGGTCACGCCAAGGAGGGGGCCGAACTCGCGCGCCGTACCGAGGCCGAGATCAGCAAGCTCGTGGCCGACACACCGAAAACCGAGCTGAGCTACTACCACGAGCTGGACCCCAGCTTCTACAGCGTCACCTCGGCCACCTTCATCGGCGGGGTCTACGACCTGTTCGGGCTGCGCAACATCGCCGACCAGGACGACCCCAACGCGCTCGGCGGCTACCCGCAACTCTCGGCGGAGCACATCCTGCGCGCTGACCCGGACCTGATCTTCCTCGCCGACACCAACTGCTGCGGGCAGAGCGCGGACACGGTCGCCGAGCGGCCCGGCTGGGACACGCTGACCGCCGTCAGGCAGGGCCGCGTGGTCGCGGTGGGCGACGACATCGCCTCGCGCTGGGGTCCCCGGCTCGTCGACTTCGTCCGCACCGTGTCGTCCACCGTGCGCGACGCCGGCCGGTAG
- the gltB gene encoding glutamate synthase large subunit, which produces MIFSAIPAQQGLYDPVTEQDSCGVAMVAHVRGVRSHNIVTDALTALTNLDHRGAAGAEPTSGDGAGILLQLPHEFLRAESGIDLPSPDAFGSHHYAAGLVFLPTDAEQRSKAVGLVERIASEENLRVLGWRELPVDADTADIGPTARSVMPHIAMLFVAGTADADGVLPSGLELDRLVYPLRKRAEHESQAAGCGTYFPSLSARTLVYKGMLTPVQLPKFFPDLRDERLSSAIALVHSRFSTNTFPSWPLAHPYRYVAHNGEINTIRGNRNRMRAREALLESDLIPGDLSRLFPICSQEGSDSGSFDEVLELLHLGGRSLPHAVLMMIPEAWENHATMDSERRAFYRFHASLMEPWDGPASVAFSDGTLVGAVLDRNGLRPARWWQTADDRVVLASEAGVLDLPPSQVIAKGRLKPGRMFLVDTDAGRIVNDDEIKSRLAAEAPYEEWLHAGLLSLSELRDRDHITQSHASVLRRQLAFGYTEEELKVLLAPMAAKGAEPVGSMGSDIPPSVLSKRSRSLYDYFKQGFAQVTNPPLDAIREELVTSTSRIMGPEQNLLQPGPASCRHIQLPSPVIDNDELAKLIHINDDGDLPGFACTVLSGLYEVDGGGPALADAIERVRREASEAIAAGARTLVLSDRDSDHRMAPIPSLLLVSAVHHHLVRTKERLRVALVVETGDAREVHHIALLLGYGAAAVNPYLAFETIEDMVAQGAITGVESARAVRNYVDALVKGVLKIMSKMGISTVGAYTAAQVFESLGLSQELLDEYFTGTVSKLGGVGLDVLAEEVAMRHRRAYPDNPTERVHRGLDSGGEYAYRREGELHLFTPETVFLLQHASKSRRDEAYRAYVDEVNRLNREGGVLRGLFSLRTGQRPPVPIDEVEPIESIMRRFNTGGMSYGALSMEAHQTLAIAMNAIGGKSNCGEGGEDPERLYDPQRRSAVKQVASGRFGVTSEYLVNAEDIQIKMAQGAKPGEGGQLPPNKVYPWIARTRHSTPGVGLISPPPHHDIYSIEDLAQLIHDLKNANERARVQVKLVSTLGVGTVAAGVSKAHADVVLISGHDGGTGASPMNSLKHAGTPWEIGLAETQQTLLLNGLRDRITVQADGGFKTGRDVVIAALLGAEEYGFATAPLVVAGCVMMRVCHLDTCPVGVATQNPDLRKRYTGQAEHVVNFFRFVAQEVREYLAQLGFRSLDEAIGRADMLDVDRAVEHWKAQGLDLAPIFRMPSHTPYGGARRKTREQDHGLEHALDRTLIQLAEAALEDAHPVRLELPVRNVNRTVGTLLGSEITRRYGGAGLPDDTIRVLLTGSAGQSLGAFLPPGVTLELVGDANDYVGKGLSGGRIVVRPHPDSPFDAEGQVIAGNTIAYGATSGELFIRGQVGERFGVRNSGALLVAEGVGDHAFEYMTGGRAVVLGKTGRNLAAGMSGGIGYVLDLDKRQVNEAMVDLLAPEADDLAWLKGIVRRHYELTRSAVAASLLGDWPRRGAAFTKVMPKDYQRVLRAANAAKAEGRNIDEAIMEAARG; this is translated from the coding sequence TTGATCTTCTCCGCGATTCCGGCTCAGCAGGGTCTTTACGACCCTGTAACGGAACAGGATTCCTGCGGTGTGGCCATGGTCGCCCACGTCCGAGGGGTACGCTCCCACAACATCGTCACCGACGCGCTGACGGCGCTGACGAATCTCGACCACCGTGGCGCCGCGGGCGCAGAGCCCACCAGCGGCGACGGGGCGGGCATCCTGCTGCAGCTGCCGCACGAGTTCCTTCGTGCGGAGTCCGGGATCGACCTGCCTTCGCCGGACGCGTTCGGCTCGCACCACTACGCCGCGGGCCTGGTGTTCCTGCCCACCGACGCCGAGCAGCGCAGCAAGGCGGTCGGCCTGGTCGAGCGGATCGCGTCCGAGGAGAACCTCCGGGTGCTCGGCTGGCGTGAGCTGCCGGTCGACGCGGACACCGCCGACATCGGCCCGACGGCGCGCTCGGTGATGCCCCACATCGCGATGCTGTTCGTCGCCGGAACAGCCGACGCCGACGGCGTGCTGCCGAGCGGGCTGGAGCTGGACCGGCTCGTGTACCCGCTGCGCAAGCGCGCCGAACACGAGAGCCAGGCGGCGGGCTGCGGCACCTACTTCCCTTCGCTTTCGGCACGTACGCTGGTCTACAAGGGCATGCTGACGCCGGTGCAGCTGCCGAAGTTCTTCCCCGACCTGCGCGACGAGCGGCTCAGCAGCGCCATCGCACTGGTACACAGCAGGTTCTCCACCAACACGTTCCCTTCGTGGCCGCTGGCGCACCCCTACCGCTACGTGGCGCACAACGGCGAGATCAACACCATCCGGGGCAACCGCAACCGGATGCGGGCAAGGGAAGCGCTGCTTGAGTCCGACCTGATTCCAGGAGACCTCAGCAGGCTCTTCCCGATCTGCTCGCAGGAGGGCTCCGACTCCGGCTCCTTCGACGAGGTGCTGGAACTGCTGCACCTCGGCGGCCGCTCGCTGCCGCACGCGGTGCTGATGATGATCCCGGAGGCGTGGGAGAACCACGCCACGATGGACTCCGAGCGCAGGGCGTTCTACCGGTTCCACGCCAGCCTGATGGAACCGTGGGACGGCCCCGCCAGCGTGGCCTTCAGCGACGGCACGCTGGTCGGTGCCGTGCTGGACCGCAACGGGCTGCGGCCGGCCCGCTGGTGGCAGACCGCCGACGACCGGGTGGTGCTGGCCAGCGAGGCGGGCGTGCTCGACCTGCCGCCGTCGCAGGTAATCGCCAAGGGCAGGCTGAAGCCCGGCCGGATGTTCCTCGTCGACACCGACGCGGGCCGTATCGTCAACGACGACGAGATCAAGTCCCGGCTCGCGGCGGAGGCGCCGTACGAGGAGTGGCTGCACGCCGGGTTGCTCTCGCTGTCGGAGTTGCGCGACCGTGACCACATCACGCAGTCGCATGCCTCCGTGCTGCGCCGCCAACTCGCCTTCGGCTACACCGAGGAGGAGCTGAAGGTGTTGCTCGCTCCGATGGCTGCCAAGGGCGCCGAGCCGGTGGGTTCGATGGGGTCGGACATACCGCCTTCGGTGCTGTCCAAACGCTCGCGGTCGCTCTACGATTACTTCAAGCAGGGGTTCGCGCAGGTGACGAACCCGCCGCTGGACGCGATCCGCGAGGAACTGGTCACGTCGACGAGCCGGATCATGGGTCCTGAGCAGAACCTGCTGCAGCCAGGACCCGCGTCGTGCAGGCACATCCAGTTGCCCAGCCCGGTGATCGACAACGACGAGCTGGCCAAGCTCATCCACATCAACGACGACGGCGACCTTCCCGGGTTCGCCTGCACCGTTCTGTCCGGACTGTATGAAGTGGACGGTGGTGGTCCCGCGCTCGCCGATGCGATCGAGCGGGTACGCAGGGAGGCGTCCGAGGCGATCGCCGCGGGGGCGCGCACGCTGGTGCTTTCCGACCGCGACTCCGATCACCGGATGGCACCCATCCCTTCGCTGCTGCTCGTCTCGGCCGTGCACCACCACCTGGTGCGCACCAAGGAACGGCTGCGGGTCGCGCTTGTGGTGGAGACCGGCGACGCCCGCGAGGTACACCACATCGCGTTGCTGCTCGGTTACGGAGCGGCGGCCGTCAATCCCTACCTCGCGTTCGAGACGATCGAGGACATGGTCGCGCAGGGCGCCATCACGGGTGTCGAATCCGCCAGGGCGGTGCGCAACTACGTCGACGCGCTCGTCAAGGGCGTGCTGAAGATCATGTCCAAGATGGGCATCTCCACCGTGGGCGCCTACACGGCGGCGCAGGTGTTCGAGTCGCTGGGACTGTCGCAGGAACTGCTGGACGAGTACTTCACCGGCACCGTCTCCAAACTCGGCGGCGTCGGCCTCGACGTGCTCGCCGAGGAGGTCGCCATGCGGCACCGGCGCGCGTACCCGGACAACCCCACCGAGCGGGTGCACCGTGGCCTCGACAGCGGCGGCGAGTACGCCTACCGGCGCGAGGGCGAACTCCACCTGTTCACCCCCGAAACCGTGTTCCTGCTGCAGCACGCGAGCAAGTCACGCCGCGACGAGGCATACCGGGCCTACGTCGACGAGGTGAACCGGCTCAACCGTGAAGGCGGTGTGCTGCGAGGGCTGTTCTCGTTGCGCACCGGCCAACGTCCGCCCGTGCCGATCGACGAGGTCGAGCCGATCGAGTCGATCATGCGACGGTTCAACACCGGCGGCATGTCCTACGGCGCGCTGTCGATGGAGGCCCACCAGACGCTGGCCATCGCGATGAACGCCATCGGTGGCAAGTCCAACTGCGGCGAGGGCGGTGAGGACCCGGAGCGGCTGTACGACCCGCAGCGGCGCAGTGCCGTGAAGCAGGTCGCGAGCGGCCGGTTCGGTGTCACCAGCGAGTATCTCGTGAACGCCGAGGACATCCAGATCAAGATGGCGCAGGGCGCCAAGCCGGGCGAGGGCGGCCAGCTTCCGCCGAACAAGGTCTACCCGTGGATCGCACGCACCCGGCACTCCACGCCGGGTGTGGGCCTGATCTCGCCGCCACCGCACCACGACATCTACTCGATCGAGGATCTGGCCCAGCTCATCCACGACCTCAAGAACGCCAACGAGCGGGCGCGAGTGCAGGTCAAGCTCGTCAGCACGCTCGGTGTCGGCACCGTGGCCGCCGGGGTGTCGAAGGCACACGCCGACGTGGTGCTCATCTCCGGCCACGACGGCGGCACGGGTGCCTCGCCGATGAACTCGCTCAAGCACGCGGGCACGCCGTGGGAGATCGGGCTGGCGGAAACGCAGCAGACGCTGCTGCTCAACGGTCTGCGCGACCGCATCACGGTGCAGGCGGACGGCGGGTTCAAGACCGGGCGCGATGTCGTCATCGCCGCGCTGCTGGGTGCGGAGGAGTACGGCTTCGCCACCGCCCCGCTGGTGGTGGCAGGCTGCGTCATGATGCGGGTCTGCCACCTGGACACCTGCCCGGTGGGCGTGGCGACGCAGAACCCGGACCTGCGCAAGCGTTACACCGGCCAGGCCGAGCACGTGGTGAACTTCTTCCGGTTCGTCGCGCAGGAGGTGCGCGAGTACCTGGCGCAGCTCGGCTTCCGTTCGCTGGACGAGGCGATCGGCAGGGCGGACATGCTGGACGTCGACCGTGCCGTGGAGCACTGGAAGGCACAGGGGCTCGATCTAGCGCCGATCTTCCGGATGCCGTCGCACACGCCGTACGGCGGCGCGCGGCGCAAGACCCGCGAGCAGGACCACGGACTGGAACACGCGCTTGATCGCACGCTGATCCAGCTCGCCGAGGCCGCGCTGGAGGACGCGCACCCGGTGCGCCTGGAACTGCCCGTGCGCAACGTCAACCGCACCGTGGGCACGCTGCTCGGTTCGGAGATCACCAGGCGGTACGGCGGGGCGGGTCTGCCCGACGACACGATCCGGGTGTTGCTCACCGGTTCGGCAGGCCAGTCACTGGGTGCTTTCCTGCCGCCCGGCGTGACGCTGGAGCTGGTGGGCGACGCCAACGACTATGTCGGTAAGGGCCTTTCCGGTGGACGCATCGTGGTGCGGCCGCATCCCGATTCACCGTTCGACGCGGAGGGACAGGTGATCGCGGGCAACACCATCGCATACGGGGCCACCAGCGGTGAGCTGTTCATCCGGGGCCAGGTCGGCGAACGCTTCGGGGTACGCAACTCCGGTGCGCTGCTCGTGGCCGAAGGCGTCGGTGACCACGCGTTCGAGTACATGACCGGTGGCAGGGCCGTCGTGCTCGGCAAGACCGGCCGCAACCTGGCAGCCGGCATGTCCGGCGGCATCGGGTACGTGCTCGACCTCGACAAGCGCCAGGTGAACGAGGCGATGGTGGATTTGCTCGCGCCCGAGGCGGACGACCTGGCATGGCTGAAGGGGATCGTGCGGCGGCACTACGAGCTGACCCGCTCGGCGGTGGCCGCGTCGCTGCTGGGCGACTGGCCGCGCCGCGGCGCGGCGTTCACGAAGGTGATGCCCAAGGACTACCAGCGGGTGCTGCGTGCCGCCAACGCCGCGAAGGCGGAGGGAAGGAACATCGACGAGGCCATCATGGAGGCAGCCCGTGGCTGA
- a CDS encoding glutamate synthase subunit beta, protein MADPTGFLDHERVEQPKRPRDERARDWREVYADLDPEERNRQVRVQATRCMDCGIPFCHSGGAGCPLGNLIPEWNDLVRRGEWEQASERLHATNNFPEFTGKLCPAPCESACVLAISPASGGAVAIKRVEETIASQAWESGYARPERAAAATGKKVAVVGSGPAGLAAAQQLTRAGHEVTVFERDDRLGGLLRYGIPEFKMEKKVLDRRLAQLREEGTTFVTGCEVGVDLTVEELRERYDAVVLAVGALRGRDDTATPGRELAGVHLAMDYLVPANRFCEGDGPAEIDAAGRHVVIIGGGDTGADCYGTATRQGALSVTQLDQYPQPPSTRDDDRSPWPTWPYLLRTYPVHEERGERLFAVAVKRFLGDEEGRVRGIELQKVRVEKDPGTGRRQVVPTSEEVEEVPADLVLLAIGFEGVEHMRLLDDLGLKLTGRGTLSCGTDWQTDAPGVFVCGDAHRGASLIVWAIAEGRSAAHAVDSCLTGSSDLPAPVHPTALPLAAV, encoded by the coding sequence GTGGCTGACCCGACCGGTTTCCTCGACCACGAGCGCGTCGAACAGCCGAAGCGACCCAGGGACGAACGAGCCCGTGACTGGCGCGAGGTGTACGCCGACCTGGACCCGGAGGAGCGCAACCGGCAGGTGCGGGTGCAGGCGACGCGCTGCATGGACTGCGGTATCCCGTTCTGCCATTCCGGCGGTGCGGGCTGCCCGCTGGGCAACCTCATTCCGGAGTGGAACGACCTGGTGCGCAGAGGCGAGTGGGAGCAGGCCAGTGAGCGGCTGCACGCCACCAACAACTTCCCCGAGTTCACCGGCAAACTCTGCCCCGCGCCGTGTGAGTCGGCGTGCGTGCTGGCCATTTCCCCGGCTTCCGGCGGAGCGGTGGCCATCAAACGCGTCGAGGAGACGATCGCTTCGCAGGCGTGGGAATCGGGATATGCCCGGCCGGAGCGGGCCGCGGCCGCCACGGGTAAGAAGGTGGCGGTGGTTGGCTCTGGGCCTGCGGGGCTGGCCGCCGCGCAGCAGCTCACGAGGGCGGGACACGAGGTGACCGTGTTCGAGCGGGACGACCGGCTCGGCGGCCTGCTGCGTTACGGCATTCCCGAGTTCAAGATGGAGAAGAAGGTGCTCGACCGCAGGCTCGCCCAGTTGCGGGAGGAGGGCACCACGTTCGTCACCGGCTGCGAGGTCGGCGTGGACCTCACGGTGGAGGAGTTGCGGGAACGCTACGACGCGGTGGTGCTCGCCGTTGGCGCGCTGCGCGGAAGGGACGACACCGCAACGCCGGGTCGTGAGCTGGCGGGTGTGCATCTCGCGATGGACTACCTGGTGCCCGCCAACCGGTTCTGCGAGGGCGACGGGCCTGCAGAGATCGACGCGGCCGGAAGGCACGTCGTCATCATCGGTGGCGGCGACACCGGAGCGGACTGCTACGGCACCGCCACCAGGCAGGGTGCGCTGTCGGTGACGCAGCTCGACCAGTACCCGCAACCGCCGTCCACTCGCGACGACGACCGCTCGCCGTGGCCCACCTGGCCCTACCTGCTGCGCACCTACCCGGTGCACGAGGAGCGCGGGGAGCGGCTGTTCGCCGTCGCGGTGAAGCGCTTCCTCGGCGACGAGGAGGGGCGGGTGCGCGGCATCGAGTTGCAGAAGGTGCGCGTGGAGAAGGACCCGGGAACCGGGCGACGCCAGGTGGTGCCCACAAGCGAGGAAGTAGAAGAAGTTCCGGCCGACCTGGTACTGCTCGCGATCGGGTTCGAGGGCGTGGAGCACATGAGGCTGCTCGACGACCTCGGGCTGAAGCTCACCGGGCGGGGCACGCTTTCCTGCGGCACCGACTGGCAGACCGACGCGCCAGGAGTGTTCGTGTGTGGCGACGCGCACCGGGGCGCGTCGCTGATCGTGTGGGCGATCGCGGAGGGCAGGTCAGCCGCGCATGCGGTGGACAGCTGCCTCACCGGCTCCTCGGACCTACCCGCACCCGTGCACCCGACGGCGCTGCCGCTCGCGGCCGTGTGA
- a CDS encoding DoxX family protein: MLRLSAVLATGLLVATLLCIAANTFEVVAKAVSAKFVVRNSAEVGVGREWIRYLAVAEAAGVAGLVLGLLGPRLIGLAAAVGLVLYFIAAVVTHIRARVFHNIAFPVAFLLLAAAALGHFAWSAG; encoded by the coding sequence GTGCTCCGGTTGAGCGCGGTGCTCGCGACCGGGCTACTGGTCGCCACCCTGCTGTGTATCGCCGCGAACACTTTCGAAGTCGTCGCGAAGGCGGTCAGCGCGAAGTTCGTGGTGCGCAACTCCGCCGAGGTGGGAGTCGGCCGCGAATGGATCCGCTACCTCGCGGTCGCTGAGGCGGCTGGGGTCGCCGGGCTTGTTCTCGGCCTGCTCGGTCCGCGGCTCATCGGGCTCGCCGCCGCGGTTGGGCTGGTGCTGTACTTCATCGCAGCGGTCGTCACCCACATCCGGGCACGGGTGTTCCACAACATCGCCTTCCCCGTGGCGTTTCTCCTCCTGGCTGCCGCGGCTCTCGGGCACTTCGCGTGGTCGGCAGGCTGA
- a CDS encoding sigma-70 family RNA polymerase sigma factor, which yields MELVEQFEAARPRLVSLAYRILGSHHDAEDVVQSAWLRVQDTGLAELANPAGYFTTVTTRLCLDQLRIRERRGELPLLSSELPTEQVSADEAYLRREDVSRALLVLLAELSPSQRVAFVLHDLFAVPFAQIADVLDTSPASAKKLASRARERLRGARPGEGGHSAEHFEIIEAFLVAARDGDITRLVTLLAPDAVRTADPLLLPARARVEVRGARAVAEETRAFADRIAAAVPVLVHRRPGALIAPGGHPYAFVHFEVQAGLVVRVEIIPYQPGAASLAAVA from the coding sequence GTGGAACTGGTCGAACAGTTCGAGGCGGCAAGGCCCCGGCTGGTATCACTGGCGTATCGGATACTCGGCTCGCATCACGATGCCGAGGATGTGGTCCAGTCCGCGTGGCTGCGCGTACAGGACACCGGATTGGCCGAGTTGGCCAATCCGGCCGGCTATTTCACCACGGTGACCACACGGTTGTGCCTCGATCAGCTACGGATCCGCGAGCGACGTGGCGAACTCCCGTTGCTGTCCAGCGAACTGCCCACCGAACAGGTGAGTGCCGACGAGGCGTACCTGCGCCGCGAAGATGTGTCCAGGGCGCTGCTGGTGCTGCTTGCCGAGCTTTCGCCGAGCCAGCGGGTGGCCTTCGTACTGCACGATCTTTTCGCCGTGCCGTTCGCCCAGATCGCCGACGTGCTGGACACCAGCCCTGCCTCGGCGAAGAAGCTGGCCAGCCGTGCCCGCGAGCGACTCCGCGGTGCCCGACCAGGCGAGGGTGGCCACAGCGCCGAACATTTCGAGATCATCGAGGCTTTCCTGGTGGCCGCGCGAGATGGTGACATCACAAGGCTCGTCACGCTGCTGGCTCCTGATGCCGTCCGCACGGCCGATCCGTTGCTGCTCCCCGCCCGCGCACGCGTTGAGGTCCGCGGAGCCAGGGCAGTCGCAGAGGAAACCAGGGCTTTCGCCGACCGGATCGCGGCAGCGGTGCCGGTCCTTGTCCACCGCCGCCCCGGTGCGCTGATCGCGCCTGGCGGCCACCCATACGCGTTCGTGCACTTCGAGGTCCAAGCCGGACTCGTCGTGAGGGTCGAGATCATTCCCTACCAGCCCGGCGCGGCGTCACTGGCTGCCGTAGCTTGA
- a CDS encoding trypsin-like serine peptidase — protein MKRAWLRSVVALSATLLTVSMTAAANPALAEPAAVAVHTLDSAAGVTDYWTSDRMRAATPLDQLLTSRAPAADVPAGDAQVVPGVAALAYPTSGEPWTGGGEVTRTAGRVFFTFDGSPASCSGNAVTSANRSVVLTAGHCVKYQGSWHTDWIFVPGYDEGTAPFGEWAASATLTTPQWEANEDINYDVGAAVVEPVNGQRLTDVVGGQGVAFNQPRDQDMYAFGYPAADPYDGSALIHCGGATFTDPLLSDDHGMRCDMTGGSSGGPWFLDFDESSGTGVQASVNSFGYSVLPGYMFGPYFGSDAQALYEEAQSA, from the coding sequence ATGAAGCGAGCGTGGCTGCGGTCCGTGGTTGCCCTTTCCGCGACGCTGTTGACGGTATCCATGACGGCAGCGGCCAACCCCGCCCTCGCGGAGCCCGCAGCCGTCGCGGTGCACACATTGGACAGTGCGGCTGGCGTAACCGACTACTGGACGTCGGATCGGATGCGTGCCGCGACACCGCTTGACCAGCTGCTGACCTCCCGGGCACCCGCCGCGGACGTCCCGGCAGGCGACGCCCAGGTCGTGCCCGGGGTCGCTGCGCTGGCCTACCCGACTTCGGGAGAGCCGTGGACGGGCGGGGGCGAGGTCACCCGGACAGCGGGCAGGGTGTTCTTCACCTTCGACGGCTCGCCCGCCTCCTGCAGCGGCAACGCGGTCACCAGCGCCAATCGCAGCGTGGTGCTGACGGCCGGCCACTGTGTGAAGTACCAGGGCAGTTGGCACACCGACTGGATCTTCGTGCCCGGATACGACGAGGGGACAGCACCCTTCGGCGAGTGGGCGGCCAGTGCCACCCTGACCACCCCGCAGTGGGAGGCGAACGAGGACATCAACTACGACGTCGGCGCGGCGGTGGTGGAGCCGGTCAACGGCCAGCGCCTGACCGACGTGGTCGGCGGGCAGGGTGTGGCGTTCAACCAGCCGCGCGATCAGGACATGTACGCCTTCGGATATCCGGCCGCCGACCCCTACGACGGCAGTGCGCTGATCCACTGCGGCGGTGCCACGTTCACCGACCCGTTGCTCAGCGACGACCACGGTATGCGCTGCGACATGACCGGTGGCTCCAGCGGAGGACCGTGGTTCCTCGACTTCGACGAATCCAGCGGCACCGGCGTGCAGGCATCGGTCAACAGCTTCGGCTACAGCGTCCTGCCCGGTTACATGTTCGGTCCCTACTTCGGCTCCGACGCACAGGCGCTGTACGAGGAGGCACAGTCGGCGTAG
- a CDS encoding class II 3-deoxy-7-phosphoheptulonate synthase, with protein MLVGVNWTVDVPIDALPSLPPLPVELRERLDDALTRPAAQQPEWPDDEAVHRVRTVLESVPPITVPAEIDRLRERLAMVARGEAFLLQGGDCAETFESNTEPHIRANLRTLLQMAVVLTYGASLPVVKVARIAGQYAKPRSNTTDALGLPVYRGDIVNSLVAEPQLRVPDPGRMIRAYANSGAAMNLMRALTGAGMADLAQVHDWNKDFVRTSPAGERYEALASEIDRGLRFMSACGVSDSSLHSTEIFASHEALLLDYERAMLRLDDPSAADPTLYNLSSHFLWIGERTRQLDGAHIAFAELLANPIGVKIGPTTTPEQAVEYVHRLDPHNEPGRLTLISRMGNGKVREVLPAIVEKVESSGHKVIWQCDPMHGNTHESSNGYKTRHFDRVVDEVQGFFEVHRKLGSYPGGIHVELTGEDVTECLGGAQDISDLDLSGRYETACDPRLNTQQSLELAFLVAEMLRA; from the coding sequence ATGCTGGTAGGCGTGAACTGGACTGTCGACGTCCCCATTGACGCACTTCCCTCGCTGCCTCCGCTGCCGGTTGAGCTGCGAGAACGCCTCGACGACGCGCTCACGCGCCCGGCGGCGCAGCAACCGGAGTGGCCCGACGACGAGGCCGTACACCGCGTGCGTACCGTGCTGGAGAGTGTGCCGCCCATCACGGTGCCTGCCGAGATCGACCGGCTCCGCGAGCGGTTGGCGATGGTCGCGCGAGGCGAGGCGTTCCTGCTACAGGGCGGTGACTGCGCTGAGACGTTCGAGTCCAACACCGAGCCGCACATCAGGGCGAACCTGCGCACGCTGCTACAGATGGCCGTGGTGCTCACCTACGGGGCCAGCCTGCCGGTGGTGAAGGTCGCCCGCATCGCGGGGCAGTACGCCAAGCCGCGCTCCAACACCACCGACGCCCTCGGCCTGCCGGTGTACCGGGGCGACATCGTGAACTCGCTGGTGGCCGAGCCGCAGCTGCGGGTGCCCGACCCGGGCAGGATGATCAGGGCGTACGCCAACTCCGGCGCCGCGATGAACCTGATGCGCGCGCTGACCGGGGCGGGCATGGCCGACCTCGCCCAGGTGCATGACTGGAACAAGGATTTCGTGCGGACCTCGCCCGCGGGTGAGCGCTACGAGGCGCTCGCCTCGGAGATCGACCGGGGGCTGCGGTTCATGTCGGCGTGCGGGGTGAGTGACAGTTCGCTGCACTCCACCGAGATCTTCGCCAGCCACGAGGCGCTGCTGCTGGACTACGAGCGCGCGATGCTTCGGCTGGACGACCCGAGCGCGGCCGATCCGACGCTGTACAACCTGTCGTCGCACTTCCTGTGGATCGGGGAGCGCACCCGGCAACTCGACGGTGCGCACATCGCGTTCGCGGAGCTCCTCGCCAACCCGATCGGGGTCAAGATCGGCCCGACCACCACGCCGGAACAGGCGGTGGAGTACGTGCACCGGCTCGACCCGCACAACGAGCCCGGCAGGCTGACGCTGATCTCCAGGATGGGCAACGGCAAGGTCCGCGAGGTGCTCCCTGCCATCGTGGAGAAGGTCGAAAGCTCGGGACACAAGGTCATCTGGCAGTGCGACCCGATGCACGGCAACACCCACGAGTCGTCCAACGGCTACAAGACGCGGCACTTCGACCGGGTCGTGGACGAGGTGCAGGGCTTCTTCGAGGTGCACCGCAAGCTGGGCAGCTACCCCGGCGGCATCCACGTCGAACTCACCGGTGAGGACGTCACGGAGTGCCTCGGCGGAGCCCAGGACATCTCCGACCTCGACCTGTCCGGTCGCTACGAGACCGCGTGCGACCCGCGGCTGAACACCCAGCAGTCGCTGGAACTGGCGTTCCTCGTCGCCGAGATGCTGCGGGCCTGA